From the genome of Streptomyces sp. NBC_01304:
GCGAGCCCATGGACCAGTGCAGGTTGTACGCCATGATGCGCAGCCGGTCGGCGGCCGCGCCGATGCGCCGGTAGTCCCACATCCGGCCGTTGCCCTTGGTCTGCGGCGTGACGGTGATGACGCAGGTCCGGCGCTCGGTGTGCAGGGCCCGGCACAGCTCCTCGACGAAGGTGGCGTATCCGGCGCGCAGTCGGCGCAGCGTGGCGGCGTCGAACGTACCGACGGACTCGAAGATGGATTCGTAGTCGATGTCGATGCCGTCGTAGGCGTGGCTGCGGGCGAGGGCGGTGAGGGCCCTGATGTGTTCGGCCCGGCGGGCGGGCGTGGTGACGAGGGAGGCGAGGACTCCGGGCTTCATCGGGTCCGTCACCGTCGGCACGACCTTGATGCCCGCGCGGTGCAGCCCGTCGATGACGCGCCTCTCGCCCGCGCCCTTGTGCCCGGAGATGCGGGTCCCGGTCTTCGCCTGGTACCAGAAGGGGCTGACGGTGTGCAGCTGGTCCTTGTGGCGCAGTGCGGCGCGGTACGCGCCTTCCTGGTCCCAGTACGGGAGCCAGGCGGAGACCGTGCGCGGGGCGGGGGCCGCGAGAGGCGCGGGCGGCTCCTGTTGACGGTCCGTACGGTCGACCGCGCGTGCGGCGGGCAGCGCGGTGAGGG
Proteins encoded in this window:
- a CDS encoding glycosyl hydrolase family 18 protein, which codes for MATLRNTLRALAVLATAGLTLTALPAARAVDRTDRQQEPPAPLAAPAPRTVSAWLPYWDQEGAYRAALRHKDQLHTVSPFWYQAKTGTRISGHKGAGERRVIDGLHRAGIKVVPTVTDPMKPGVLASLVTTPARRAEHIRALTALARSHAYDGIDIDYESIFESVGTFDAATLRRLRAGYATFVEELCRALHTERRTCVITVTPQTKGNGRMWDYRRIGAAADRLRIMAYNLHWSMGSPGPLSSPAWYEEILANATQLVPRRKIELALPAYGWDWAVGAKGRARHVTSQEAEALRRKVKAPYSLDPVSRTPHFTYKEGKVRRTVWYQDARGTAAHLPVLRKYGVANTALWALNFEDPQLWRTLAQG